In the Longimicrobium sp. genome, AAATCCCCCCGGACCGCTTCGGCGACCGGTCGCGAGGCCGCCTTCCCGGGCGGCCTCTGCTTATCCACCTCCGCGAATCCAATCACATGGAAGCCATACGCCTTCACCAGCCCGGCGCCGCCGACGCGATGTGCGTGGAGCAGGTGCCCGTTCCCCAGCCCGGGCCCGGGGAGGCGCTGGTGCGGCTGGAGGCCGCGGGGGTGAACTTCATCGACGTGTACAAGCGCACCGGGCTGTACACGGTGCCGCTCCCCGCCACGCTGGGTGAGGAGGGCGCCGGGACGGTGGTAGCCGTCGGCGAGGGCGCGGCGGAGGTGCGCGTGGGCGACCGCGTGGCGTGGGCCGGCCACCTGGGCGCCTACGCCGAGTTCGCGCTCGTCCCCGCGGCCAAACTCGTCCCGCTTCCTGAAGGCGTCAGCGCGCGGCTGGGCGCGGCGGTGATGCTGCAGGGAATGACGGCGCACTACCTGGCCGCCTCCACCAGGCCCTTGAGCGAAGGCGACGTCTGCGTCGTCCACGCGGCGGCGGGCGGCGTCGGGCTGCTGCTCACCCAGATCGCCAAGCGCCGCGGCGCCATCGTCATCGGCACGGCGGGATCTGACGAGAAGGCGGAGCTGGCGCGCGCGGCGGGGGCCGACGAGGTGATCGTCTACACGCGGCAGGACTTCGCGGGCGAGGTGAAGCGGCTGACCGACGGGCGCGGCGTGCAGGTGATCTACGATTCCGTGGGGCAGACCACCTTCCTCGCCGGACTGGACGTGCTGGCGCCGCGCGGGATGATGGTGCTCTTCGGCCAGTCCAGTGGCCCGGTGCCGCCGGTGGACCCGCAGCTGCTGAACCAGAAGGGCTCGCTGTTCCTCACGCGCCCCACGCTGGGGCACTACGTGGCCACCCGCGACGAGCTGCTCTGGCGCGCGGGCGAGCTGTTCTCGTGGATCGCCGCGGGCGAGCTGGATGTGCGGATTGGTGCCGAGTTCGCCCTGTCCGACGCCGCGGAGGCGCACCGCGCGCTGGAGGGCCGGCGGACCACGGGAAAGGTGCTTTTGCGCGTCGGCGGCGGGGCAGAGTAGAGGGCCCGGGTTCCCGCTGGAACGGCATGCCGCTTGTATCGCAGGCGCATTGGATGTTTATTTGGGTGCGGGCACCGATCGGCGCCCGCGCATCCCTCCCCTGAAGGCGTTCTTCCCATGTGGTCCCGCGCTCGCTCCCTGGGCCTGCTCCTCCTCTCCGCAGCCTCGCTGTCGACGGGCCTTTCCGGCTGTGATGCCGCCGCCGAAACCGCCGTCAACGGACTGCGCCACGGCGCCGTCCCGGGCATCGAGCGTAGCGACAGCGCCGCCGCCGATACCGTCCCGGCCAAGCCGAAGCGGCAGATCGTGCCGGACGTGGAGGTGGTGGTGAACATCCCCAGCGGGCGGCTGGAGCTGTTGGCTGGCGACAGCCTGGTGAAGAGCTACCCGGTTTCCGTGGGCTCGGCGCGCTACGCCACGCCCGTGGGCGACTACCTGCTGGCGACGGTGATCTGGAATCCGTGGTGGAACCCGCCGCCGGAAAGCGGCTGGGCGCGCAACCGCAAGCCGGAGCCGCCGGGGCCGCGCAACCCCATGGGCCGCGTGAAGCTGCACATGGACGAGCTGATCTACATCCACGGCACCACCTCCGAGGGGCGGTTGGGCGCGCCGGCCTCGCATGGGTGCATCCGGATGTCGAACGCCGACGTGGTGGACCTGGCCAAGCGGCTTCACCGCATCGCCGCGCCCAACGCGGACAGCGCGGAGCTGG is a window encoding:
- a CDS encoding L,D-transpeptidase; translated protein: MWSRARSLGLLLLSAASLSTGLSGCDAAAETAVNGLRHGAVPGIERSDSAAADTVPAKPKRQIVPDVEVVVNIPSGRLELLAGDSLVKSYPVSVGSARYATPVGDYLLATVIWNPWWNPPPESGWARNRKPEPPGPRNPMGRVKLHMDELIYIHGTTSEGRLGAPASHGCIRMSNADVVDLAKRLHRIAAPNADSAELERLARPGKNERHTVMARSIRMRVTYQVARLRGDQLQVYPNVYGRDVAFAAAVKRELARAGVDTAQVPSLAMARLRQGAARGGASFALADIPHLRPEPPRPAAESGPALLGTPTVGAATQLANTSAPAPAAQEPATPADSAAVPVAEADNEP
- a CDS encoding quinone oxidoreductase; translation: MEAIRLHQPGAADAMCVEQVPVPQPGPGEALVRLEAAGVNFIDVYKRTGLYTVPLPATLGEEGAGTVVAVGEGAAEVRVGDRVAWAGHLGAYAEFALVPAAKLVPLPEGVSARLGAAVMLQGMTAHYLAASTRPLSEGDVCVVHAAAGGVGLLLTQIAKRRGAIVIGTAGSDEKAELARAAGADEVIVYTRQDFAGEVKRLTDGRGVQVIYDSVGQTTFLAGLDVLAPRGMMVLFGQSSGPVPPVDPQLLNQKGSLFLTRPTLGHYVATRDELLWRAGELFSWIAAGELDVRIGAEFALSDAAEAHRALEGRRTTGKVLLRVGGGAE